The window GTGCCGTGTGCACCTCGACTACCCGCATGCCGTAGCCCTCGGTGGTCGCCTCCACGAAGCCGGGCACGTCGCGCCGCGCTCCGGTGTCGAACTCGACCCAGGCGGAGTAGCGCACCGTCACCGAGGCGCGGTAGGTGCCGCGGGCCGCGTATGCGTGGCTCGTAGGCGTGGCCGTGAACTGCGCCTGACCGAGCGACGGCCAGGATGCGCCGCCGGTGGGTGACGTGCGGCTGCTGCCGTCGCCGTAGCGGAAGACGTAAGAGGCCGGGGTGAAGTGCACCACGACGGCGTAACCGAACAGTTCGCCCGCGATGTGCTGCTCAGTGGCTGCGGCGACGAAGTTCGCCGGCATCCCGACCACTGCCACACCGTCCGGCTCGCCCGTGAACGAGGGACGGGCGGGCGTGAACGACGCGATGTCGGCCAGCGTGACCTCGGGGATGGTCCAGACCCGGTAGTTGCCGCGGCATCCGACGACCGGGTTGCACTGCTCGTCCGGCGCCGGGCCTGCGTCGGACTGCGGTTCACGGTCGGAGCCGCGGTCGTTTCCGCCGCCACCGCCGTTGTTTCCGCCCGGTGCCGTGTAGTCCGCGCCGATCTCGACGGAAGAACCGGTGTTTTCGACCGTGCAGTGCGTCCAGGCTGACTGCGCACCGCAGTCAGTGGTCGTGCCCGGCACCGCGAGGAAAGGGAACAGTAGGACAAGGATCAGAGTGACCGCGTTCACCCAGCGCATAGTTCGCTCTCAATCGCTCCGCTCTTGGCGATCTGGAGTCGAGTCGGGGTCTCCGCTTGAACGAATGTGACCTCGATCGGTTGGCGATCCAGCCGATCCTCGGATACCACTGAGGCGCCGTCACGGTCGACCACCGTGACATTGCTCACATCCAGGCACAGCTGGGCGGTCGTTACGGAGGGTTCGGGGTCGTGGATGAGAGGAACGAAGGTGTCAAATGCGGTGGCACCTGCGACCGTCCAACCGTCTGCATGCATCTGAGAGAACGATTCGCGGGCAGCCGCGTTTGCATCATCCGCTGTCCATGCGTAGACAGCCTCGAACGTCTCTGGGTTGCTGAGATCAACACCGTTTACGGCGTCGACGTAGGCGCGATACGTCTCCTCGGCGGCGGCGAATGCCTCTTCCTCGGTCGCGAACCCCGCGGGAGTGGGGCTCGGCTCCGGCTCGGGCACGCAACCGGTGGTGCTGACAGCGAGCAGGAGCAGAAGGGCCGCAGTGACGGCCCCGACCGCTCGCCGTGACATCATGCGCACACGCTACCGCTCGGTCCTCGCGCGGCATCCGGTTATCCACAACCGCACGCGGCCCGGCGCACCATTCAGGAAGAACACCGCCGGCACGGGCTTGGACCCGGGCAAACAGGCCGTTCTTGCTGAGTTACGCGCCCGGTGCGGTCCGCGCCCGACGCCGCCGGTCGCTCAGCGCCGCGACGGCGCGGTCGAGTCCGATGACGATCGCGCCCACGACGGCGATGACCGCGACGACCTGCAGCAGGCCGAGCAGGGCGCCGCCGATGCCGAGATAGTCGATGTTGAGGAAGGGATACGGGAACCGGTCGGCGATGGTGGGGAACGCGATGGCACGAGCCAGCGTGATGACGCCGTACAGGAACGGGTACAGCAGCCACACCAGGCCGTCGCGCCAGCGCACCGCGCGCCGCGGGCCGAACGCCAGCCAATCAACGAGCACCATCCCGGGCACGACGTAATGCAGGATGAACAGCGACCGGTTGGCCAGCGCCTCGGCGGGATCGGTGACGAAGAGGCCGGGAAGCGGGCTCGCGCCGTAGTTGAGCAGTACGTGCGAGACCAGTGCGGTGGTCAGGATCCACGCGGTCGTCGCGCCGCGCAGTCGCGGGGCGGGGGCGTCGGTCGTGCCCCGGCGGAGCATCCAGTACAGCGCTCCGGCGAAGTACGCGAAGACGATCACGTTGCTCTGCGTGGTGAAGAAGACCAAGCGGTGGTTGCCGCTGGACAGCCCCAGCAGGCACACCACGATGATCGCGACGCGCCACCAGAACTGGGGCGTGCCGGCGACGCGGGCACCAGGCGCTGCGGTCATCAGGGCTCCTCTCGCGCGGCCCCTGAACGCTAGATCGGCAATCGGGCAGTGTCAAAGCCACGTCCGGGTCGAAGGCCGCGCTGCCCGCCGCGCGCCCGGCATCCGTCGCCCGTGCTGCGGGGATCTGCCGGAATGCGGATCGGATGCCGGTACGGCACCGCATTCGGGCAGATCTCCTCGTTCCGGCAACGCGGTGCACAGCCTGGCGAAGAATGAATACTCGCTCGGGAGCGCGAATACTCACTCGAGACCGCGAATACTCACTCGGCACCGCGAATACTCACTCGCGGGCGAACGCGGGGTGCGAGACTGGCGGAACCATGCCCGACGACGCCTGCCCCTGCGGATTGCCCGCCGCGCTCGCCGACTGCTGCGGTCGCTACCTCGCCGGCGACCCCGCTCCCACCGCCGAGGCGCTCATGCGCTCGCGGTACACCGCGTTCGCGACCGGCGACGCGCGGTATCTCGAGCAGACGTGGCACCCGGGCACCCGTCCCGAGCACCTCGACCTCGACCCGGGAATGCGCTGGCAGGGCCTGGAGATCGTCGCCGCCGACGAAGGCGACAAGCGCGCGTACGTCGAGTTCCGCGCCCGCTTCGCCGAGGGGAGCACGCGCGGCGTGCTGCACGAGCGCAGTCGCTTCGTGCGGCAGAGCGGGCGGTGGTGGTACCTCGACGGTGTGATCGACCCGTGAGTCAGAGCGGCTCGGTGATGCCTTCGTGCACGCGTCGCAGGTCGACGAGGATCGAGCCGATCAGCACCCAGTTCAGCGACGACGGCGAATGGATCTCCAGCGGGCGGGTCAGCGCGGGCTCTTCGTCGGCCGCGACCTCGCCGTCGCCAGCGCTCGTGAGCAGCCGCAGGTCGTGGGCGGCCCGCCGCAGCTGCTCGGCGATCGCGGGAGCCGACGGCTCATCGACGAGCTCGTCCGTCCGGTAGTCGCGCACCGCCCGGGTCATTCCGATCACCTGGGTGACGATTCCGTCGAACCGCTCGAGCAGCCGCTCCAGCTCATCGATCTGCGGCCGGAACTTCGGCGCGCGCGGGTTCAGCTCGAGCGAGTCGGTGGAAGCGGCAAGGGCGGATGCCGCGGCGTCGCGCATCGGGCGCAGCAGGCGTGCGGTGAGCAGCAGTTCCTCCAGCTCTCCGGCGGTGCGGTGCTCCACGAACGCACCGGCGAGCCGGTCGAGGGTGGCGGCGGTCTCCCGCCCCAGCGCGTCGACCCGCTCCCGCGCCGGAGCGACGTGCACCGGCGGGGCCAGCAGCACGCTGACGGCCAGTCCCAGCGCCGCTCCGATGATCGTCTCGATGATGCGGGCGCCGGCGTATCCGGGGGTGCTGACGCCGAGGGCGAGTACCAGCAGGGCACTGATGACGACCTGGTTGCTCACGCCGGTGGTCATGCGCAGGGCCCACGCGACCACCAGCGACACGACGATCGCGGTCAGCACCACCCACGTCGCCGCGCCGAACAGCAATCCCAGCGCCGACGCGATCGCGACACCGGCGATGACGCCGACGCTGCGCTCGATCGCCTTCAGCACCGATTGGTTCAGGCTCGGCTGCACGACCAGCAGCGCCGCGATGGCGGCGAACACCGGCGGCGGCCCCGGCAGCAGCCACCCGGCGACGAGCCAGGCGAGCATCGTGGCCAGCGCCGACTTCGCGACCTGCAGCAGGGGCAGGCGGCGGTCGGCGCGGACGGCGGCGGTGAGGGCCATATGTTCCACGCTACGGCGCAGGACGCGGCAGCGTCAGCGGGTCGGCCGGGGAAACACGCGGCCGGTCAGCGGGACAGCAACTCGTCGGGGGAGAGGTCCGGCAGTGCGACGGTCACCTGCGTGCCCCAGGGATCGGTGAGGCGTACCGACCGCCCGTCGCTGTCGTAACTGAGGCCGCGCTCGCGCAGCCGTGCGATGAGCGCGTCGAGATCCTCGCGATCGGGCACGGTGATAGACACGTCGCCGAGTCCGAGCGCGGCGGCGCGGGGCCCGGCACCCCGGCTGTTCCACGTGTTCATCGCGACGTGGTGGTGGTAGCCGCCGGCCGAGGCGAAGATCGCGCCGGGGTAACCGGTCAGGGTCGCTTCGAACCCGAGCGCATCGACGTAGAACGCCTGCGCGGTGGCGACGTCGCCGACCTGCAGGTGGACGTGCCCGACTGTGCCGGCGCGGGCAGGCGCCGTGTCGAGGGCATCCTGAGTGAGGTGGCGGCGCAGGTACTCGTTGGGGTCGAGCGCGAGCGAGTCCATCTGCACCTGGCCGCCGACATGCCGCCACAGGTCACGGTCGCGGTCGGTGTACAGCTCGACGCCGTTGCCCTCGGGGTCGGTGAAGTAGAACGCCTCGCTCACGAGGTGGTCCGCGGAGCCGGTGAAGCGGCTGCGCGGGTCCTGCGCCGCGCGGAAGACCGTCGCCGCCAGGCTCTCGGCATCGTCGGAGAGGAATGCGGTGTGGAACAGTCCCGCCTGACGCGGATCGGCGGCGGGAAGACCCGGGGTGTGCACGAGCCGGACGAGCGGGGTCTCGCCACGGCCGAGCACCCGGTGCACCTCGCGCCCACGGGCGCGCTCCTGAATCGGCGCCATCGCGAACGCGTTCGCGTAGTAGCCGCTCATTGACTCGAGGTCGGCCACGCGCAGCGTCACCGCGCCCATCGAGGTGGCGGCGTTGAGGTGGCGTTCCTCGGTGTGCGTGGTCATCAAAGCTCCTGCGGTCGACGCGATCCTCAGGTACAACGCCGGATCGCGCGGTCTATTCCTGTGAATGCATCGCATCGGTCGTCGCAGTCACGCGGCTTAGAATCGATCAGTGCTCTCCCACTCTCAGGACCCTGGATGCCGCCTCGCATGAGCGCGGTCCGCACACTCTTCCGGCGCAAGCCGATCAACGCGCAGACCCCGACTGAGGGCGGTCTGCCGCGGCGCCTGGGCACCTTCCAGCTGGCGATGCTCGGGGTCGGGGCCACCGTCGGCACCGGCGTCTTCTTCGTCATGCACGAGTCGGTCCCCCTTGCCGGCCCGGCGGTGCTGATCTCGTTCCTCATCGCGGCGATCGCCGCGGGGCTCTCGGCGGTCTGCTACGCCGAGATGGCCTCGGCCGTACCGATCTCGGGTTCGACGTACACGTACGCCTACGTGACGCTGGGCGAGATCGTCGCGATGGGCGTCGCCGCGTGCCTTATCCTCGAGTACGGCGTCTCCGCCGCCGCCGTCGCCTCCGGCTGGAGCGGGTACCTCGACCACCTGCTGGGCGCGCTGTTCGGCTTCAACCTGCCGCCCGCGCTGACGGCGGGGCCGATGGAGGGCGGCATCATCAATCTGCCGGCCGTGCTGCTGGTGGCCATGTGCGCCGTGCTGCTGGTGCGCGGCACCCGTGAGTCGGCGGCGGTCAACACCGTCATGGTCGTCATCAAGGTGGCCGTGCTGCTGATGTTCGCGGGGATCGCGATCACGGCGTTCAGCGTCGACCACTTCGCCGAGTTCGCCCCGCACGGTGCGGCAGGGGTGACCGCGGCCGCCGGCACGATCTTCTTCACCTTCATCGGGTTGGATGCCGTCTCGACGGCGGGCGACGAAGTGAAGGACCCGCAGCGCGCGTTGCCGCGTGCGATCCTCATCGCCCTGGCCGTCGTCGTGGCGGTGTACCTGTTCGTCGCCGTCGCCGCCGTCGGCGCGCAGCCGTGGGGCGACTTCTCCGACCCGGCGCAGCAGAGCGCCGGTCTGGCAGTGATCCTCTCCGACGTGCTGGGCGCCTCTTGGCCGGCGACCGTGCTTGCCGCCGGTGCGGTGGTGTCGATCTTCTCGGTCACCCTGGTGATCTTGTTTGGTCAGACCCGCATCCTCTACTCGATCGGCCGCGACGGTCTGATCCCGTCGGCGTTCGCACGCGTCGACCCCCGCACCCAGACGCCGGTGTTCTCCACCGTCGTGGTGTCGGCGGCAGTCGCGCTGCTGGCGGGCCTCGTGCCGCTGACGAGCCTGTGGGACCTCGTCTCGATGGGCACGCTCGTGGCATTCATCGTCGTGTCGGTGGGGGTCGTGGTGCTGCGCCGCTCGCGCCCCGACCTTCCGCGCGCCTTCAAGGTGCCCGGCTACCCGGTCACCCCCGTGCTGTCGATCCTGGCCTGCATCTACCTCATCAGCGGCCTCGGCTGGTCGACTTACGTGTGGTTCGGCGCCTGGATCGCCGTCGTGCTGGCGTTCTACCTGCTGTGGGGCCGGCGGCACAGCGCGCTGGCGAAGACCAATACGAGCGAAAACGCAACCACCTGATCGCCGACGGCGGGGAAAGGTAGCGTGGATGGTTCGTTACGGAAGGAACCACCCATGGCCCGCATCCTGATCATCGGCGGACACGGCAAAGTCGCGCTGCACCTGGAACCCCTCCTCGTCGAGCGGGGTGACACGGTCAGCGCCGTCATCCGCAACGCCGATCACGAGGGCGATGTCGCGGCCACCGGTGCCGCGCCGGTCGTCGCCGACATCGAGACGTTCGACCTCGATCAGCTGACAAACCTCGTCAGCGCCAACGACGCGATCGTGTGGGTGGCGGGTGCCGGGGGTGGCAGCCCTGAGCGCACGTATGCCGTCGACCGCGACGCCGCGATCCGCACGATCGACGCGGCCGTCGCCGCCGGGGTGCGTCGCTTCGTGATGGTGTCGTGGATCGGGTCCCGCGCCGACCACGGCGTCTCGCCCGACAACGGGTTCTTCGCGTATGCCGACGCGAAGTGGGCCGCCGACGAGCACCTGCGCGCGAGTGGACTGGACTGGACGATCGTCGCGCCGGGGGCGCTCACGCTCGACGCGCCCACCGGGCGGATCGAAGTGGACCCCGAGGGAGACGGTGCCGTTGCGCGCGCCGATGTCGCGGCGGTCATCGCGGCATCCCTCACCGACGATGCGACCGTCGGGCGCACCATCCGGTTCGGCGGCGGCGACGTGCCCATCGCCGACGCGCTGCACGCGCGGTGAGCGGGCGCGCCGCGGCGCTGGCCGCATTGGCGGACGAGCTCGCGCGGCGCCGACGCGACATCGACGACCGCATCGATCGCCTCGATCGCGACGACGCGCTGCTGCGTCGCGATCGGGCCGACGGCACGGCGGATGACGAGCACGACCCCGAGGGTTCCACCCTCAGTGGGGAGTGGTTGCAGCTGGATGCGCTGCGCCGGGCCGCACACGGCGAGCGGGCCGAGCTGGACGCGGCCCTGGTGCGCACGGCGGACGGCTCATATGGAGTGTGCGCGTCCTGCGGCGCGGCGATCCCGGTGGAGCGGATGCAGGCGCGGCCCACGGCCGAGCACTGCATCGCCTGCGCGGCGGCAGCGCAGGCCTGAGGGCCCGCCGAGTCACTACGAAACGGCCGGTTCTCTGGTATTCTGAAGTGTCATTCGTGTGGCCGATCTTTCGGCGCCCGCGAGTGGCATCGCACAACAATCCGCTTTCGCCTCGGCTGGAGGTTTCCGTTCGCCTTTGCGCGCACGGGTGCCTGTGACTGTTCGAGGCCCGATACCCACCCCAACAAGGACAACCCACTACATGACTACCGCAACGACCGCCCCGGCCACCAAGCAGGTCGCGATCAACGACATCGGATCTGCCGAAGACTTCCTGGCCGCGGTCGAGAAGACCCTGAAGTTCTTCAACGACGGCGACCTCATCGAAGGCACCGTGGTCAAGATCGACCGTGACGAGGTGCTCCTCGATGTCGGTTACAAGACCGAGGGCGTCATCCCTTCGCGCGAGCTCTCGATCAAGCACGACGTCGACCCCAACGAGGTCGTCAACGTGGGCGACCACGTCGAGGCGCTGGTTCTCCAGAAGGAGGACAAGGAAGGCCGCCTCATCCTGTCCAAGAAGCGCGCGCAGTACGAGCGTGCGTGGGGCGATGTGGAGAAGATCAAGGAAAGCGACGGCGTCGTCACCGGTCAGGTGATCGAGGTCGTCAAGGGCGGCCTGATCGTCGACATCGGGCTGCGCGGCTTCCTGCCGGCATCGCTGATCGAGCTGCGTCGCGTCCGTGATCTGACGCCGTACCTCGGTCAGGAGATCGAGGCCAAGATCCTCGAGCTCGACAAGAACCGCAACAACGTTGTGCTCTCGCGCCGCGCCCTGCTCGAGCAGACGCAGTCCGAGTCGCGCACCACGTTCCTCAACAACCTGCACAAGGGTCAGGTTCGCAAGGGTACGGTCTCGTCGATCGTCAACTTCGGTGCGTTCGTCGACCTGGGCGGCGTGGACGGCCTCGTGCACGTCTCCGAGCTCTCGTGGAAGCACATCGAGCACGCTTCGGAGGTCGTGGAGGTTGGCCAGGAGGTCACCGTCGAGATCCTCGAGGTCGACCTCGACCGCGAGCGCGTCTCGCTGTCGCTGAAGGCGACGCAGGAGGACCCGTGGCAGGTCTTCGCCCGGACCCACGCGATCGGTCAGGTCGCTCCGGGCAAGGTCACCAAGCTGGTTCCGTTCGGTGCGTTCGTTCGCGTCGCAGACGGCATCGAGGGCCTCGTGCACATCTCGGAGCTGTCCGGCAAGCACGTCGAGCTCGCCGAGCAGGTCGTCTCGGTCGGTGAAGAGGTCTTCGTGAAGATCATCGACATCGATCTCGAGCGTCGCCGCATCTCGCTGTCGCTGAAGCAGGCCAACGAGTCGGTCGACCCCAACGGCACCGAGTTCGACCCGGCGCTGTACGGCATGGTCACGGAGTACGACGAGAACGGGGAGTACAAGTACCCCGAGGGCTTCGACGCCGAGACCAACCAGTGGAAGGAAGGCTTCGACGAGCAGCGTCTTGCTTGGGAGGCCGAGTACGCCGCTGCCCAGGGTCGCTGGGAGGCTCACAAGGCCGCCGTGGCGAAGGCTCTCGAGGCAGAAGCCGCTGCCGGTGTCGACTCCGGTGCGGGTACCTACTCGTCCGAGAGTGGCTCCGCAGGCACGCTGGCCGACGACGAGGCACTCGCGGCTCTCCGCGAGAAGCTCTCCGGCCGCTGATCCGCAGCGAAGGGCCGTCACTGTTCGCAGTGGCGGCCCTTCGCCGTACCCGGCGCGCTCGCGGCGACGTCGGATCTGGCATGCTCGAAACATGCCGCTCATCGCACTCACCGGCGGAATCGCGTCGGGCAAGTCGACCATCGCCCACCGTCTCGCCGAGCACGGCGCGACCGTGGTCGATGCGGACCGCATCGTCCGAGAGGTGCAGTCGCCCGGTTCGCCGGTGCTTGCCGACATCGCCGCCGCGTTCGGCGCCGACATGCTCACGCCGGACGGCGCGCTGGACCGCGCCCGGCTGGCATCCGTCGTCTTCGGTGACGACGACGCGATCGCCCGGCTGAACGCGATCGTGCACCCCGCGGTGCGGGCGGAATCGGCCCGTCGTTTCGCCGAGGCGCTGCGAGCCGATCCCGACGCCGTGATCGTCTACGACGTCCCGTTGCTGGTCGAGGCCAGGGTGGACGATCCCTGGGATCTGATCGTCGTCGCACACGCGCCGGCGACGCTGCGCACGCGACGTCTGGTGGAGTTACGCGGGATGACCGAGGCCGACGCGCAGGCGCGAATCGCCTCGCAGGTGCCCGACGAGCGGCGATTGGCGATAGCCGACGTCGTGGTGGACACGTCCGGGACACTCGCATCCACCCTGGCGCAGACCGATGCCCTGTGGGAGACCGTGACCCACCTGCAGGGCGGTGCGGCCAGCCGCAACGGGGCAGGCCCGCAGGAACGATAACGTCGAGACATGCAGTCGCTCCCCTCCCCGACGCGCGGCGTGCGCACTCGCTCCACGCGGTGGCCCCGGCTGGACGCCGCGTTCGCCGACCGAGCGGAGATGCGCAGTGCCGCGCTGAGTCAGCTGGTGCTGGCCGGCGTGGTGCTCGTTCTCACCTTCCTGATGTTCCACCACGGATTCACCGGCAACGTGCCGCTGTTCTTCGCCGGCGTCGTGATCGTCTTCGTGCTCACCGCGGTCGCGATCGCTGCGCCCTGGAGCAGGGTCCCGCTCGCATGGACCGCCGTCGTTCCGGTGGGCGACATCATCGCGATCTCGCTGATGCGCTTCGCCGACCCCGCAGCCGGCACCGGTATGCTCTTCGCGTTCCCCGTGCTGTGGCTGTCGGCGAGTTTCGGCCTTGCCGGGTTCGCCGGAGGGGTGAGCATGGCAGTCGTCGGCTTC is drawn from Microbacterium sp. zg-B96 and contains these coding sequences:
- a CDS encoding Pr6Pr family membrane protein codes for the protein MTAAPGARVAGTPQFWWRVAIIVVCLLGLSSGNHRLVFFTTQSNVIVFAYFAGALYWMLRRGTTDAPAPRLRGATTAWILTTALVSHVLLNYGASPLPGLFVTDPAEALANRSLFILHYVVPGMVLVDWLAFGPRRAVRWRDGLVWLLYPFLYGVITLARAIAFPTIADRFPYPFLNIDYLGIGGALLGLLQVVAVIAVVGAIVIGLDRAVAALSDRRRRARTAPGA
- a CDS encoding YchJ family metal-binding protein, giving the protein MPDDACPCGLPAALADCCGRYLAGDPAPTAEALMRSRYTAFATGDARYLEQTWHPGTRPEHLDLDPGMRWQGLEIVAADEGDKRAYVEFRARFAEGSTRGVLHERSRFVRQSGRWWYLDGVIDP
- a CDS encoding FUSC family protein — its product is MALTAAVRADRRLPLLQVAKSALATMLAWLVAGWLLPGPPPVFAAIAALLVVQPSLNQSVLKAIERSVGVIAGVAIASALGLLFGAATWVVLTAIVVSLVVAWALRMTTGVSNQVVISALLVLALGVSTPGYAGARIIETIIGAALGLAVSVLLAPPVHVAPARERVDALGRETAATLDRLAGAFVEHRTAGELEELLLTARLLRPMRDAAASALAASTDSLELNPRAPKFRPQIDELERLLERFDGIVTQVIGMTRAVRDYRTDELVDEPSAPAIAEQLRRAAHDLRLLTSAGDGEVAADEEPALTRPLEIHSPSSLNWVLIGSILVDLRRVHEGITEPL
- a CDS encoding VOC family protein gives rise to the protein MTTHTEERHLNAATSMGAVTLRVADLESMSGYYANAFAMAPIQERARGREVHRVLGRGETPLVRLVHTPGLPAADPRQAGLFHTAFLSDDAESLAATVFRAAQDPRSRFTGSADHLVSEAFYFTDPEGNGVELYTDRDRDLWRHVGGQVQMDSLALDPNEYLRRHLTQDALDTAPARAGTVGHVHLQVGDVATAQAFYVDALGFEATLTGYPGAIFASAGGYHHHVAMNTWNSRGAGPRAAALGLGDVSITVPDREDLDALIARLRERGLSYDSDGRSVRLTDPWGTQVTVALPDLSPDELLSR
- a CDS encoding amino acid permease → MSAVRTLFRRKPINAQTPTEGGLPRRLGTFQLAMLGVGATVGTGVFFVMHESVPLAGPAVLISFLIAAIAAGLSAVCYAEMASAVPISGSTYTYAYVTLGEIVAMGVAACLILEYGVSAAAVASGWSGYLDHLLGALFGFNLPPALTAGPMEGGIINLPAVLLVAMCAVLLVRGTRESAAVNTVMVVIKVAVLLMFAGIAITAFSVDHFAEFAPHGAAGVTAAAGTIFFTFIGLDAVSTAGDEVKDPQRALPRAILIALAVVVAVYLFVAVAAVGAQPWGDFSDPAQQSAGLAVILSDVLGASWPATVLAAGAVVSIFSVTLVILFGQTRILYSIGRDGLIPSAFARVDPRTQTPVFSTVVVSAAVALLAGLVPLTSLWDLVSMGTLVAFIVVSVGVVVLRRSRPDLPRAFKVPGYPVTPVLSILACIYLISGLGWSTYVWFGAWIAVVLAFYLLWGRRHSALAKTNTSENATT
- a CDS encoding SDR family oxidoreductase → MARILIIGGHGKVALHLEPLLVERGDTVSAVIRNADHEGDVAATGAAPVVADIETFDLDQLTNLVSANDAIVWVAGAGGGSPERTYAVDRDAAIRTIDAAVAAGVRRFVMVSWIGSRADHGVSPDNGFFAYADAKWAADEHLRASGLDWTIVAPGALTLDAPTGRIEVDPEGDGAVARADVAAVIAASLTDDATVGRTIRFGGGDVPIADALHAR
- a CDS encoding TraR/DksA C4-type zinc finger protein, which gives rise to MSGRAAALAALADELARRRRDIDDRIDRLDRDDALLRRDRADGTADDEHDPEGSTLSGEWLQLDALRRAAHGERAELDAALVRTADGSYGVCASCGAAIPVERMQARPTAEHCIACAAAAQA
- the rpsA gene encoding 30S ribosomal protein S1, with translation MTTATTAPATKQVAINDIGSAEDFLAAVEKTLKFFNDGDLIEGTVVKIDRDEVLLDVGYKTEGVIPSRELSIKHDVDPNEVVNVGDHVEALVLQKEDKEGRLILSKKRAQYERAWGDVEKIKESDGVVTGQVIEVVKGGLIVDIGLRGFLPASLIELRRVRDLTPYLGQEIEAKILELDKNRNNVVLSRRALLEQTQSESRTTFLNNLHKGQVRKGTVSSIVNFGAFVDLGGVDGLVHVSELSWKHIEHASEVVEVGQEVTVEILEVDLDRERVSLSLKATQEDPWQVFARTHAIGQVAPGKVTKLVPFGAFVRVADGIEGLVHISELSGKHVELAEQVVSVGEEVFVKIIDIDLERRRISLSLKQANESVDPNGTEFDPALYGMVTEYDENGEYKYPEGFDAETNQWKEGFDEQRLAWEAEYAAAQGRWEAHKAAVAKALEAEAAAGVDSGAGTYSSESGSAGTLADDEALAALREKLSGR
- the coaE gene encoding dephospho-CoA kinase, translated to MPLIALTGGIASGKSTIAHRLAEHGATVVDADRIVREVQSPGSPVLADIAAAFGADMLTPDGALDRARLASVVFGDDDAIARLNAIVHPAVRAESARRFAEALRADPDAVIVYDVPLLVEARVDDPWDLIVVAHAPATLRTRRLVELRGMTEADAQARIASQVPDERRLAIADVVVDTSGTLASTLAQTDALWETVTHLQGGAASRNGAGPQER